One window of the Mytilus galloprovincialis chromosome 14, xbMytGall1.hap1.1, whole genome shotgun sequence genome contains the following:
- the LOC143058627 gene encoding transient receptor potential cation channel subfamily M member 5-like codes for MHLLGNNKLKAIAKEEHRPFTSKDPFKELFIWAVLMNRKEMAKLFWKKDRDFICAALYSSSLAKKLEKTASSEGYMELTKYFADDSRYYEQLAYDVMTELYIKDKHKARQL; via the exons ATGCATCTTCTTGGTAATAACAAATTGAAGGCTATCGCAAAGGAAG AACACAGACCATTTACAAGTAAAGATCCTTTCAAGGAACTATTCATTTGGGCAGTGCTTATGAATCGCAAGGAGATGGCCAAGCTATTTTGGAAGAAGGACAGGGATTTTATTT GCGCTGCACTGTATTCAAGTTCACTGGCTAAAAAACTTGAAAAGACTGCTAGTTCAGAAGGATATATGGAACTTACAAAATATTTCGCAGATGATTCCAG ATATTATGAGCAACTTGCCTACGATGTAATGACAGAACTTTATATCAAAGATAAACACAAAGCCAGACAACTTTAA